A stretch of Crossiella cryophila DNA encodes these proteins:
- a CDS encoding aminotransferase-like domain-containing protein encodes MRDYRVVADRIAAEIAVGRLRPGDRLPPQRQFARRHGIAGSTAARVYGELVRRGLVVGEVGRGTFVRAAEPAPGLALSEPAAAQVDLELNFPVLPGQPEQLAAALAGLTRPDVFAAALRPLGVTGDPDLRAAAAIGLRRGDWTPEHSRILFSGNGRQGLAAAISALVPTGGRLGVEALTYPVIKGIAARLGVTLVPLPMDEHGVLPAALDTVPAVYLQPTLHNPLGVTMSEQRRVEVVEALRRNDIPLIEDGVYGFLRPELPPLAALAPERTVLVDSLSKRLAPGLTLGFIVSTPKLTDGLAAALRSGAWAAPAFAMAAARHWLTDGTATAIESAKRLDAGARQTLAAQHLAGFTRRADPAAYHCWWELPAPWRAETFVAAAARRGIAVTPAAAFAVVPGHAPNAVRLALSAPPMGTLAAALRVLAELARGVPEDTTMD; translated from the coding sequence GCGGCCAGGGTGTACGGCGAGCTGGTGCGCCGCGGCCTGGTCGTCGGCGAGGTCGGCCGCGGCACCTTCGTGCGCGCCGCCGAACCCGCGCCGGGTCTCGCGCTGTCCGAACCCGCCGCCGCGCAGGTCGACCTGGAACTGAACTTCCCGGTCCTGCCCGGCCAGCCCGAACAACTCGCCGCGGCGCTGGCCGGTCTGACCCGCCCCGACGTGTTCGCCGCCGCCCTGCGCCCGCTCGGCGTGACCGGCGATCCGGACCTGCGCGCGGCCGCCGCGATCGGATTGCGGCGCGGCGACTGGACCCCCGAGCACAGCCGGATCCTCTTCTCCGGCAACGGAAGACAGGGCCTGGCCGCCGCGATCTCCGCACTGGTGCCCACCGGCGGACGGCTCGGCGTGGAGGCGCTGACCTATCCGGTGATCAAGGGCATCGCGGCCCGCCTCGGCGTCACCCTGGTGCCGCTGCCGATGGACGAGCACGGCGTGCTGCCCGCCGCGCTGGACACCGTGCCCGCGGTGTACCTGCAGCCCACCCTGCACAACCCGCTCGGCGTCACCATGTCCGAACAGCGGCGGGTCGAGGTGGTGGAAGCACTGCGCCGCAACGACATCCCGCTCATCGAGGACGGCGTCTACGGTTTCCTGCGGCCGGAGCTGCCGCCGCTGGCCGCGCTGGCCCCGGAACGCACCGTGCTGGTGGACAGCCTGTCCAAACGCCTGGCCCCCGGCCTGACCCTGGGTTTCATCGTGTCCACACCGAAACTGACCGATGGGTTGGCGGCCGCGCTGCGCTCGGGTGCGTGGGCCGCGCCCGCCTTCGCCATGGCCGCGGCCCGGCACTGGCTCACCGACGGCACCGCCACCGCGATCGAGTCCGCCAAACGCCTCGACGCCGGCGCCCGGCAAACCCTTGCCGCCCAACACCTCGCCGGGTTCACCCGGCGCGCCGACCCGGCCGCGTACCACTGCTGGTGGGAGTTGCCCGCGCCGTGGCGGGCGGAGACCTTCGTGGCCGCGGCGGCCCGCCGGGGCATCGCGGTCACCCCGGCCGCCGCGTTCGCCGTGGTGCCGGGCCACGCCCCCAACGCCGTCCGCCTCGCCCTGTCCGCGCCGCCGATGGGCACCCTGGCCGCGGCGTTGCGGGTGCTGGCCGAGCTGGCCCGCGGTGTGCCGGAGGACACCACAATGGACTGA
- a CDS encoding calcium:proton antiporter produces MNPPTDTAPDTSAALPRWSLIVPPLALVLLVASWGRGLNAVLLILVCAGLAGGVIAAVHHAEVVAHRVGEPFGTLILAIAVTVIEVALIVTLMSSGGPDSASLARDTVFAAIMITCNGIVGVALLAGSLRHRVQEFRAHASGGALAVTLALVTVCLVLPTFTISSAGPTFTGPQLAFAGVASLVMYAVFVFVQTKRHRDYFLPKGDCTPDEHAPAPTARTAWLSLALLVLCLVSVVGLAKTVSPALESAVESAGAPRSLVGLLIALLVLLPETVAAVRAALRDRLQTSLNLALGSALASIGLTIPAIALASIWLTGPLVLGLGAKEMVLLALTGVVSTLTIVSGRATVLQGAVHLMVFSAFVFLAVTP; encoded by the coding sequence GTGAACCCGCCGACCGACACCGCCCCGGACACCTCGGCCGCGTTGCCCAGGTGGAGTCTGATCGTCCCGCCACTGGCCCTGGTGCTGCTGGTCGCGTCCTGGGGGCGTGGCCTCAACGCGGTGCTGCTGATACTCGTCTGCGCAGGCCTGGCCGGTGGCGTGATCGCCGCGGTGCACCACGCCGAGGTGGTCGCGCACCGCGTCGGCGAACCCTTCGGCACGTTGATCCTGGCCATCGCCGTCACGGTGATCGAGGTGGCCCTGATCGTCACCCTGATGTCCTCCGGCGGCCCCGACAGCGCCTCCCTGGCCCGCGACACCGTCTTCGCCGCCATCATGATCACCTGCAACGGCATAGTCGGCGTCGCCCTGCTCGCCGGTTCGCTGCGCCACCGCGTCCAGGAGTTCCGCGCGCACGCCTCCGGCGGCGCCCTGGCCGTCACCCTGGCGTTGGTCACGGTGTGCCTGGTGCTGCCCACCTTCACCATCAGTTCGGCTGGCCCCACCTTCACCGGCCCGCAGTTGGCCTTCGCCGGCGTCGCCTCGCTGGTGATGTACGCGGTCTTCGTCTTCGTCCAGACCAAACGCCACCGCGACTACTTCCTGCCCAAGGGCGACTGCACCCCCGACGAACACGCCCCCGCCCCCACCGCCCGCACCGCCTGGCTGAGCCTCGCCCTGCTGGTGCTCTGCCTGGTAAGCGTCGTCGGTCTGGCCAAAACAGTCTCCCCGGCCCTGGAATCCGCGGTGGAATCCGCCGGCGCGCCAAGATCGTTGGTAGGCCTCCTGATCGCCCTGCTCGTCCTCCTCCCGGAAACCGTCGCCGCCGTCCGAGCCGCCCTCCGAGACCGCCTCCAGACCAGCCTCAACCTCGCCCTGGGCTCGGCCCTGGCGAGCATCGGCCTGACGATCCCGGCGATCGCGCTGGCGTCGATCTGGTTGACGGGGCCGTTGGTGCTGGGGTTGGGGGCGAAGGAGATGGTGTTGCTCGCGCTGACCGGGGTGGTGTCGACGCTGACGATCGTGTCGGGGCGGGCGACGGTGTTGCAGGGGGCGGTGCACTTGATGGTGTTCAGCGCGTTCGTGTTCTTGGCTGTGACCCCGTGA